CGAGTCAGGCTTGCGAGTATCAAAACGATAACTGCTTATCGTACCCGTCCCAGTATCAAAGATACTAAAAACCGTAATATCATTACTCGCAATATAAGGTATCGGCTTTCCATCTTCACCTAACAAAGGGGCAATTGTTGGTACTATCGGTTCTAACCCATTGGGATCGCCAAGCTTAACATAATCCTCTTGATATCCAATTGGCACTTCTCGCTTTCTATCACCCCAAGCAGCACCGTAAGTATTACCTACATTAGATGTTTCCAAAAAGTGCATTCCACTGGAACTAACAAAGCGGTTCCATAAATGGGAATGCCCATAGAAGACCAATTGCACATTAGCCGCATCTAATAAAGGAATAACATCACGAATGATATAATCTGCGTCTTTGGGATACTCGTAACGCACTGCTTTGATATTGCCACTATCGCGTTTAATTATCTGTACTGGTTCTGTATAAGCAGGAACTATATTATCACCCAAAGTATGGGGCGGATGGTGGAACATCACAACTTTGTATTTTGCTTGTTGAAACTCAGGGCTGTTAAGTTCCGACTCTAGCCAATTATATTGCTTGCTGCCTTTAGCAATTGGCTCATAAATCACCTGTCCATAACCCCAATTTTCAGGATTATTTAAATCCTTTTCAGCTTCTCGATATCTACCCTTAAACTTTCCATCTAATTTGGGAGTTCGCCACATATTCGTAATGTAAAGTACTACCAAACGCGTATCACCAAAACTAACTGCATAATACCTTTTTCCACCCTCTTTACTTTTTGGTAAAGAGAAAATCTCTTCATAGGTATTAGTATTAAAAGAATTATCGATTAAAGATTTATCTGGATAAATTTTTTGAGCGACGACACGAGGAATTGTATCATCAAATTCATCATTTAAACTTCCCGTTCTGGCAAAGCGCCCCATCACCTCATGATTGCCAATGCAAGTAAACATGGGTGCGTGTTGAATTATTTGTCCACCAGTGTAGGTTGTTTTAACACCATCGTGGGTTATTTCATATTTAGCACGACCTTGTAAGCCAGGAAACAAAGCACCACCAACATTATCATCAAACCATTCTGAGGCGCGATCGCTAACATTGACCAAATCACCTACAAACCACACGCCATCAACTCGTCCAACTGTTTCTACCACCTTTTGCAGATTTGCCGCTGTCATCGGCTTTAATTGATGATCTGAGGTCAGTAGAATTTTTAGTGGTGTATCTGATTTGGGAGTAGCTGCAAGGCTGAAAACATCACTGTCAACACTTTTGCCATCTTCTTGCACACTCGTGACACGATAGTTAACCCGCACACCAGGAGTTAACCCAGTTACCTCAGCCTCATGTCGCCAAATGTCCCGCTGAACGGGTTTTTGATAAACTTGTCCGTCTTGGGTTTGGTTTGCAACTCTTGATTGTTGGTCTTCACGTGTGCGACTGAGTTTGGTAGTACTTGCCCTAGCAGTTTGTTTAAGATTTTCGCCGTAGGTTACTGTGTGATTAACACCAGCAAATTCAGTAAACCAAACTACTTGCACTGAAGTTGCTGTTGGCAATTGCAAAAAGGGGTCGGTGAGTAGTTGGGGTGCTGATGTCATAATTGTTTGCCCAAATGAACGCACGCTTACCAGAGTAAAGCATATAACAACCACAAGCATAACTACTGAGAAAATTTTACGGCGGCTTTTGCGTCTGAGCATGAGTAATACACCAAATTTTAGGCGGCGTTGCTGAATTAAGGAATAGACTTCTTGCATAAGTCGGTAAAAGGGTAAGGGGGAAAGGGGAAAGGAACAATAAAAACCTTTTCCCTTTAACCTTTCCCCTTTTCCCGCCTCTTGCAAAAATTACTTTTGCAAGAGGTCTAATGATTCTTGTGGGGTGAGCATCCTGTCCGCCCGGAAATATAAGGGACGCTCATGTTGCCCATCCCACAAAAATAGTAAAATCATCCCGCAAAAAATGTTTATTTTTTGAATTGGTATAAGTTAACAAAAATTAGAATGCATAAATGCTCAAACTTGAAAAACTTTGCCAGAGTAGAAATAAGGGTTTTGACATTTACCTATGTGCAATTAAATGACTCAAATATTTGAAGGTGCGACGAAAACAGACAATTATATCCGTGTTGCTCAACTTGCAGAAGTTCAGACAGCAGGCAGTTTGTTAGTCCATAAGGAAAAGCATACGATTGCTTTGTTTTACTCAAATAATACAGTTTACGCAATTGATAACCGTTGTCCTCACATGGGCTTTCCCTTACAAGGAAGCACTTGCAAAGATGGTATTGTTACCTGTCCTTGGCATTATGCCCGCTTTGACCTTGCTAGTGGTGGAACCTTTGACTCGTGGGCAGATGATGTTCCTTGTTTCCCGGTAGAAATCCGTGATGGTGAAGTTTGGGTAAATTTAGCACCACCAGTTAATCCTCATGCTCACCACCGCCAACGTCTGCAAGACGGTTTAGAGCAAAATATTTCTTTAGTGATTGCAAAATCAACGCTGGCACTTTTAGATATAGGAGTGAACCCGACAGAACCATTTCTCATGGGGCTAGAATTTGGCACTCGTTATAACAAAGCGGGTTGGAGTAAAGGTTTGACTATCCACACCTGTATGATGAATCTACTACCTTATCTCGATGTAGAAGACAAACCTCGTGCTTTATTCCACGGGCTATCGGCAGTAGCTAATGATAGTGCGGGGGCACCACCAGAGTTTGTCGTTCACCCATTACCCAACTCGAAAGTAGATTTTGCGACTCTCAAAAGCTGGTTTCGCCAATTTATTCAAGTACGGGATGCGGAAGCGGCTCAAAGATGTTTAGTATCTGCTGTTCGTTCGGGAGCTAATTCAAAGCAAATAGCAGATATGTTGTTCTGTGCTGCCACGGATCGGCGCTATCTTGATATTGGGCATACGCTTGATTTTATCAATAAAGCATTAGAAGCCCTTGATACTATAAATTGGCAAGCAGCAGAATCAATTCTGGCTAGCCTAGTTTCGGGTTTAGCCAATGCTTCTCGGATGGAAGAATCCAACTCCTGGCGCTACCCTGTAGATTTGGTGGCAATATTAGAGGCGGCTTTTGAGCAATTACCAACTGTATTAAGTGTGGGAAAATCTCAACAAGGAAGTTGGTCACAACCAGAGGAACTAATACCAATTTTATTAGGTGAAGACCCACAAGCGATCGCAGACTCACTATTGAATGCACTGAAAGCAGGTTGTACTGAAGAACAATTAGCTGGCGTAGTTACTTATACAGCAGCATTACGAGTAGCTCGTTTCCACACTAATAATGACTTTGGAGATTGGAATTCAGCCCACCATCCATTCACGTTTGCAAATGCCGTACATCAAGCTTTACAAAGAGTACCAACAGTCGAACTACTCAGAGGTGTGTTTGATGCGGCGATGAGTGTATATTTAAATCGTTTTTTGAATGTTCCACCAGCACGCCTGCCAGAACCCAAAGACATCGGGGAAAATCCCGAACAATTACTCCAGCAGCTACCGGATTTATTAAACCGTCAGCAGCAAGTAAACCAGACAGGGCAATTAGTTGCTAATTATTTATACAGTGGTGGTAGTGCTGAAAGACTGATGGCAAAACTGGGGAAATTGATGCTGCGAGAAAACCGTGATTTTCATGTCATTCAAGAAATAGAAGCCGCTTTTCGTCAGTATTCTTTGCTCGGTCAAACTTCGGCTGGAATTCATATACTAGTGGCTGCATCTCGATATTTAGCCGCTCATTCTCCGACAATGCGATCTCAAGGACAAACTTATCAAATTGCGGAACGTTTACATCAGGGCGCTCGCTTATTTGAAGAATCGTGACCTAAGCATTACACTTTTAAGACGGGATAAATCGCGTCTCTACATGAGGGTTTTGTTACTCATTCTGAACTGTATTAGGATGGGTTAGCGATAGCGTAACCCATGCAGATGTTGGGTTTCATGCCTCAACCCAACCTACATATGTCTTATATGTTAATTAGTCCCGCCTACTTACTTAATAGTATTTTTATATGCAACAGAAAACTTTGCGGTTCTAGAAAAAAAGGAGCCTAACTTAGGCTCCTTAATAAAAAAGTGGTAAAAGAATTGTGACTACTTAACAGTCACCTTACCGCCAGCTTCTTCGATCCGCTTCTTAGCATCTTCAGCGGCATCCTTAGCAACACCTTCTTTAACTGCCTTGGGTGCAGCTTCCACCAAGTCTTTAGCTTCTTTCAGACCCAAACCGATCAATTCCCGGACAATCTTCAGCACGGCAATCTTCTTATCAGCTGGAACTGATTCGAGAATCACTTCAAACTCGGTTTGCTCAACAGCTTCTTCAGCAGGAGCAGCACCACCAGCACCAGGCATCATCATCATGCCACCAACAGGTGCAGCAGCACTTACACCAAAAGCTTCTTCAATTTGCTTGACTAACTCAGAAGCTTCCAGCAAAGAAAGAGTTTTTAGTTGTTCTAAAATTTGATCGGTTGCAGCAGACATTGATATAACTCCTGTAATTTTGATTATTTATTTGTCATGGGTCATTAGTCTTTGACTATAGACTGTTGACTTTTGACTGATGAACCACGAAGTCTATTCAGCAGCAGTTTCAGTGCTACTATCACCTTCAGCAGTGCTTTCGGTGCTGCTATCTTGGACAGCAACGGTTTCGGTGCTACCACCACTTTGCTCTTGGTCGGCCACAGCCTGCAAAGCGCGAGCCAGCGAACCAGGAACTTCGTTGATACCCACAGCAATCTTGGTAGCCAAAGCGTTGATAGCCCCAGCAATTTGTGCAATGAGTTGTTCCTTAGATGGCAAGTCTCCTAGTACCTTGACATCAGGTTCTTTGAGTAGGCGACCTTCCAGTACACCACCGCGAAGTTCTGTCTTCTTGGTGACTTTTTGGAATTCTTGGTATGCCTTAATTGCCGATGAAAAATCTTCTTTTACCAGCAAAAAGGCGGAAGAACCATTGAGCAATTCCGACATAGGTTGCCATTTTTCATCATCTTTAATGGCAATGCCCATTAGGGTGTTCTTCGTAACCTTACAAACAGTACCAGTGGGACGCAGCCGCCGCCGTAAATCGCTAATTTCAGCAACAGTTAGTCCCTGATACTCTATTACCAGTGCCAGAGTTGACTCACTCAAAGTTTCTTTGAGGTCAGCTACTATTTCTTTTTTATTTTCTAGTGTTCTACCCATTCC
This portion of the Nostoc sp. GT001 genome encodes:
- the rplL gene encoding 50S ribosomal protein L7/L12, with translation MSAATDQILEQLKTLSLLEASELVKQIEEAFGVSAAAPVGGMMMMPGAGGAAPAEEAVEQTEFEVILESVPADKKIAVLKIVRELIGLGLKEAKDLVEAAPKAVKEGVAKDAAEDAKKRIEEAGGKVTVK
- a CDS encoding nitrite reductase (NAD(P)H) small subunit; amino-acid sequence: MTQIFEGATKTDNYIRVAQLAEVQTAGSLLVHKEKHTIALFYSNNTVYAIDNRCPHMGFPLQGSTCKDGIVTCPWHYARFDLASGGTFDSWADDVPCFPVEIRDGEVWVNLAPPVNPHAHHRQRLQDGLEQNISLVIAKSTLALLDIGVNPTEPFLMGLEFGTRYNKAGWSKGLTIHTCMMNLLPYLDVEDKPRALFHGLSAVANDSAGAPPEFVVHPLPNSKVDFATLKSWFRQFIQVRDAEAAQRCLVSAVRSGANSKQIADMLFCAATDRRYLDIGHTLDFINKALEALDTINWQAAESILASLVSGLANASRMEESNSWRYPVDLVAILEAAFEQLPTVLSVGKSQQGSWSQPEELIPILLGEDPQAIADSLLNALKAGCTEEQLAGVVTYTAALRVARFHTNNDFGDWNSAHHPFTFANAVHQALQRVPTVELLRGVFDAAMSVYLNRFLNVPPARLPEPKDIGENPEQLLQQLPDLLNRQQQVNQTGQLVANYLYSGGSAERLMAKLGKLMLRENRDFHVIQEIEAAFRQYSLLGQTSAGIHILVAASRYLAAHSPTMRSQGQTYQIAERLHQGARLFEES
- a CDS encoding metallophosphoesterase family protein; amino-acid sequence: MTSAPQLLTDPFLQLPTATSVQVVWFTEFAGVNHTVTYGENLKQTARASTTKLSRTREDQQSRVANQTQDGQVYQKPVQRDIWRHEAEVTGLTPGVRVNYRVTSVQEDGKSVDSDVFSLAATPKSDTPLKILLTSDHQLKPMTAANLQKVVETVGRVDGVWFVGDLVNVSDRASEWFDDNVGGALFPGLQGRAKYEITHDGVKTTYTGGQIIQHAPMFTCIGNHEVMGRFARTGSLNDEFDDTIPRVVAQKIYPDKSLIDNSFNTNTYEEIFSLPKSKEGGKRYYAVSFGDTRLVVLYITNMWRTPKLDGKFKGRYREAEKDLNNPENWGYGQVIYEPIAKGSKQYNWLESELNSPEFQQAKYKVVMFHHPPHTLGDNIVPAYTEPVQIIKRDSGNIKAVRYEYPKDADYIIRDVIPLLDAANVQLVFYGHSHLWNRFVSSSGMHFLETSNVGNTYGAAWGDRKREVPIGYQEDYVKLGDPNGLEPIVPTIAPLLGEDGKPIPYIASNDITVFSIFDTGTGTISSYRFDTRKPDSEVLKFDEFKLK
- the rplJ gene encoding 50S ribosomal protein L10; this encodes MGRTLENKKEIVADLKETLSESTLALVIEYQGLTVAEISDLRRRLRPTGTVCKVTKNTLMGIAIKDDEKWQPMSELLNGSSAFLLVKEDFSSAIKAYQEFQKVTKKTELRGGVLEGRLLKEPDVKVLGDLPSKEQLIAQIAGAINALATKIAVGINEVPGSLARALQAVADQEQSGGSTETVAVQDSSTESTAEGDSSTETAAE